The window CCGCCGCGGTCTTCGTCGTCCAGCACCTCGACCCACGCCACAAGAGCTTGCTCGCGGACCTGCTCGGCCGCCACGCCCGCGTGGCCGTCAAGGAGGCGGTCAACGGCGAGCGCATCCAGCCGGGCACCGTCTATATCGCGCAGCCCGACACGCACCTCCTGGTGGCGAGCGGCCACATCTCGCTCACCAGCTCGGAGCTGGTCCACTTCACGCGCCCCTCGGTCGACCTCCTGTTCGAGTCGGTGGCCGCGGCCTACCGGGACCGCGCGATCGGGGTCATCCTGACCGGCTCGGGCCTCGACGGGGCCACCGGCATTCGTGCCATCAAGGAGCAGGGCGGCACGACCATCACCCAGGACCCCGCCGACGCCGACCACCCGAGCATGCCGGCGAACGCCTACGCGACGGGGTGCATCGACTTCAAGCTGCGGCTGGAAGACGTGGGCGCCGCGATCGTTCGGCTGGTCCTGGCGAGCGGAACCGCCGCACCGGACAACATCCGATGAGCGAGCGCCCGGACGCGCCCGACGTCAAGGACGACGACGAGGCCGGCGCGGAGCGCAGCGCGGAGGCTGGGGACCCCGGCTTCCGCAAGCTCCTCGACAAGCTGCACCTCGAGCACAACTTCGACCTCCGACAGTACAGGGAGGGCTCGCTCCTCCGGCAGGTGCGCCGCCGGATGCACCAGGTCCGCATCACCGATTTCGAGGCCTAC of the Deltaproteobacteria bacterium genome contains:
- a CDS encoding chemotaxis protein CheB: MCGCCLGPEAGWGNLIAYEQAAFDAVAIGASAGGVTALQTVVGALPARFPAAVFVVQHLDPRHKSLLADLLGRHARVAVKEAVNGERIQPGTVYIAQPDTHLLVASGHISLTSSELVHFTRPSVDLLFESVAAAYRDRAIGVILTGSGLDGATGIRAIKEQGGTTITQDPADADHPSMPANAYATGCIDFKLRLEDVGAAIVRLVLASGTAAPDNIR